A window from Dama dama isolate Ldn47 chromosome 11, ASM3311817v1, whole genome shotgun sequence encodes these proteins:
- the PEX13 gene encoding peroxisome biogenesis factor 13, translated as MASQPPPPPKPWETRRIPGAGPGPGPGPTFQSADLGPTLLTRPGQPTLTRVPPPILPRPSQQTGSSNLNTFRPAYSSFSSGYGAYGNSFYGSYSPYSYGYNGLGYNRLRLDDLPPSRFVQQAEESSRGAFQSIESIVHAFASVSMMMDATFSAVYNSFRAVLDVANHFSRLKIHFTKVFSAFALVRTIRYLYRRLQWMIGLRRGLENEDLWAESEGTVACLSAEDRAANSAKSWPIFLFFAVILGGPYLIWKLLSTHSDDVTDNTNWASGEDDHVVARAEYDFVAVSEEEISFRAGDMLNLALKEQQPRVRGWLLASLDGQTTGLIPANYVKILGKRRGRKTVESSKISKQQQSFTNTTLIKGATAADSLDEQEAAFESVFVETNKVPVASDSTGKNGDKQDL; from the exons ATCTGCTGATTTGGGTCCTACTTTGTTGACAAGACCTGGACAACCAACACTTACCAGAGTGCCACCACCCATTCTTCCAAGGCCATCACAGCAGACAGGAAGCAGTAATTTGAATACTTTCAGACCTGCTTACAGTTCATTTTCTTCTGGATATGGTGCCTATGGAAATTCATTTTATGGAAGCTATAGCCCTTATAGTTATGGATATAATGGGCTGGGCTATAACCGCCTTCGTTTAGATGATCTTCCACCTAGTAGATTTGTTCAGCAAGCtgaagagagcagcagaggtgCATTTCAGTCCATTGAAAGTATTGTGCATGCATTTGCCTCTGTCAGCATGATGATGGATGCCACTTTTTCAGCTGTCTATAACAGTTTCAGGGCTGTATTGGATGTAGCAAACCACTTTTCCCGATTAAAAATACACTTTACAAAGGTTTTTTCAGCTTTTGCATTAGTTAGGACTATAAGGTACCTTTACAGACGGTTACAGTGGATGATAGGTTTAAGAAGAGGCTTGGAGAATGAGGACCtatgggcagaaagtgaaggaactGTGGCTTGCCTTAGTGCTGAGGACAGAGCTGCTAACTCAGCAAAATCTTGGCCAATATTCTTATTCTTTGCTGTTATCCTTGGTGGACCTTACCTCATCTGGAAACTGCTATCTACTCACAGTGATGATGTAACAG ACAATACCAACTGGGCAAGTGGTGAGGACGACCATGTAGTTGCTAGAGCAGAATATGATTTTGTTGCTGTATCTGAAGAAGAAATTTCTTTCCGTGCTGGTGATATGCTGAACTTAGCTCTCAAAG AGCAACAACCCAGAGTGCGTGGTTGGCTTCTGGCCAGTCTTGATGGTCAAACAACAGGACTTATACCTGCTAATTATGTCAAAATTCTTGGTAAAAGAAGAGGTAGAAAAACAGTGGAATCCAGTAAAATTTCCAAGCAGCAACAGTCTTTTACCAATACAACACTAATTAaaggagccacagctgctgattCTTTGGATGAACAGGAAGCTGCCTTTGAATCTGTTTTTGTTGAAACTAATAAGGTTCCAGTTGCATCTGATTCCACTGGGAAAAATGGAGATAAACAAGATCTTTGA